CGTGCGAGGTAGTAATCGCGGGCCTGGATGCCGTAACGAAATGCCGCCAGTTCCAAAAGGGGCAGGTCGAACCCGCGCCCGTTAAAGGTCACGAGCCGGGCCTTGTAGTGCGTCACCCCGAACCAGAACTGATTAACGATCTCGCGCGGCCGGAAGTGCGGTTCGTCGAGGCACTTGAAGTTGAGCAGGCCAAAATCTGGCCCCACGCGGAGGACGCACACGCACACCGGCACCTGGAAGGTTACCGGCAGGGGATCGCCCGGTTCACGGGCGCGCGCGATCGCGTCGTCCGGCGAGAGATTCTCGCCGGGGTATTTGACGGCCGCGAGTAACCGCCCGTCCGGAGCGCTCGCGCTGTTCACCACAAGGAACGCGGTCCGGGTCCCGGTGTCCGCGGACACCGGGCGCGTATTCGTTTCGGCGAGGGGCATGCGTTGGCACCTAAACAGCGGTTCATCTAGCAATGTCGGCAAAACAGGGATTGTGGTCAACTCCAACCGACTCAAACCCCGCTACCGGCTCAACGTCCCCGCGCCACTTATATCGCCGGCGCCGGCGGCGCGGACTGTGCGGACGGCGCAGCGCGGATCGGCGCGACGGGTTGAAAGATCGGGCGCGGGCCGGCGATCCTGCGCCGTGTTGGTTCCGGGTGGAAATAGTGAGCGGGCGGAGGGGGAGCACCGATTGCCCGCCTTGGTGGTCGGGCGGCGCGACAAGCCGTAATCTCACGTCATGAATCCCACCGAATTGCCACCGGGCGGTGCCGCGCCTCCCGCCCCCCACGCGCCCAAGAAATCCGCACTCCTGATCGTGTGGTTGGTCGTATTTATCGACCTGCTCGGGTTCGGCATCGTTCTGCCCGTGCTCCCGCGCCAGGCGAAGCCGTACCTCGATGCGCTCGCGCTCTCGGACGTCTCTCGCGGGGCCGTGATCGGCGTGCTGTTCTCGGTGTTCTCGCTGATGCAGTTCGTGTTTTCGCCGATGTGGGGGCGCGTGTCGGACCGAATCGGTCGGCGCCCGGTTCTGTTCATCAGTTTGCTCGGTTCGGTCGTCTTCTACGCGCTTTACGGCTTCGCGGTCTCGCTGCCGGCGGGTCAGGCGGAACTCGCGCTCGGTCTGATGCTGTTCGCGCGCATCGGGGCCGGTATTGCGGGGGCGAGTGTGGGCACCGCAGCGGCCGTTATTGCGGACTGCACCACGCCCGATAAGCGGGCAAAGGGCATGGCGCTGATCGGGATCGCGTTCGGGGCCGGGTTCACGCTCGGGCCGCTCATCGCGTACTTCGGGTTGGCGCTGTTCGCACGGGAGCCGTGGGGCGTGGGGGCTCTCGCGTCCGGGTTGTCGCTGATCGCGTTACTCGTTGCAGTGGCGATCTTTAAGGAAACGCGCAACTCGAACAACAAAGCGGCCAAGGAGTTTTTCAGTCTCGCGAAGACGCGCGAGGTGCTGGCGATGCCGACCGTGGGCACGCTGGTGCTCATCTACTTCCTCGCGATCTTCGCGTTCGGTACTTTTGAGGCCACGCTCGCGCAGTTCACGGACAAAGTGTTCGGGCTCAAAGACGACGACAACTTCCTGGTGTTCGCGTTCGTCGGCGCGGTGCTGATGGTCGCGGGCGGCTCGTACCGGCCGATGGTGAAGAAGCGGTCCGAAGTCGGGCTGCTCAAGTTCGGCGTCGGGGCGATGACGATCGGTCTCGCCGGGATCGGGGTCGTGGCGTACCTCGTGCTGGCTCCGGGGGGAAGCACGAGCGACATTGCGAAGCCCCTGTTCTACGTCGCGATGTCCGTCGCAGTGGTCGGGTTCGCGTTCGTGAACCCGTCGGTATCGGCGCTGGTGTCGAAGCGGTCGGACCCGACGCGGCAAGGCGAGGTACTGGGCGTGAACCAGTCGTTCGCGTCGCTCGGGCGCATCCTCGGGCCGTTCCTCGGATCGGTCTTGTTCGACGCCCACGCCTCGCGCACACTACCGTACTTGGGCGCGGTACTCACGCTGTTCGTCGTCGCAGCGCTGCTCCCGCGGTTGAAAGCGAAGGAAGAGCCGCAGATAAACGCCGATAAATAACGCGATGAAGGCAAAGGACAAAATCGCGAAGAGTTTTTGACAGGATCAACGGGATAGACAGGATCAAGAGAAACATAGTTTTCAATCCTGTCTATCCCGTTGATCCTGTCAAAAACTCTTTTCTTGTCTGATCGTGTCTTCATCGGCGTTTATCCGCGGCTCTTCTTCTGCCGGCATTTCGGAAGGGTTCTGATGCTGGACCGGATCGATGCGCGACGGATCGCGATCATCAAGCCGAGCGCACTGGGCGACATCGTTCATTCGCTCCCGGTGCTGACCGCGCTGCGCACGCGGTTCCCCGCGGCCCGCATCACCTGGGTCGTGAACTCGGGCTACGAGTCGCTCCTCACCGGCCACCCCGACCTGACAGACACGCTCCCCTTTGATCGCGGCGCGTTCAAGGGCCGGCGCGCGTTCGCGACCGCGTGGTCGTTCGCGGCCGAGTTGCGCCGGCGGCGGTTCGATCTCGTGATCGACATGCAGGGGCTTTTGCGAAGCGGTTTGATGGCGTGGGCAAGCGGCGCACCGGTGCGGGTCGGGTTCCGCAACGCCCGCGAAGGCAGTCGGTACATGTACACGCACAAACTGGCCTCGCCCCGGGCGCACGCGGTCGATCGGATGTGGGCCGTCGCGGAGGCATTCGGCGTCGGGCACCTGTCGAAAACGTTCCGGGTTCCCCTTCAGCCGGGGGAACTGATCGCTGCACGGAACGAACTCGCGTCGCTGCCGCGGCCGTGGATCGCGGTCGCTGTGGGAGCGAAGTGGCTTACGAAGCGCTGGCCCGTGGCACATTTCGCCGAGCTTCTCACGCGCGCACAGGCGCACTTTGGCGGGTCCGCGGTATTCGTAGGAGCGAGTGACGATATCGCGCTCTCGCAAGAGGTGATCGCGAGCCTACGCGGACCGGCACTGAATCTGGCCGGGAAGACTTCGCTCCCGCGGCTTGCGGCAACGCTGTCACTCGCGGACGTGATGGTTGGGAACGACACCGGTCCGCTGCACCTCGGTGCGGCGCTCGGGCGCCCGTGCGTCGCGCCGTACACCTGTACGCGGGTGGTGCGACACGGGCCGTACCAGCAAGCCGCGAACTGTGTGGAAACAACCGTCGCGTGCGGTGGGAGCTACCTCAAGAAATGCGGTAACATGATCTGCATGCCGGAGCTCACCGCGGACCGGCTCTGGCCCCGCCTGGCGGAGACACTGGATACATGGCAACGAACACACAGTTCCCGTTCCGCCTGATCCTCGCGAGCGGCTCGTGGGGCCGCAAGTGGCTCATGGAGCAGGCCGGTTACCCCTTTGAAGTTAAACCGTCCAACATCGACGAACCGACGGAAGCCCGGTTGGGTGACTGCCGGCACTACGTCGGCGAACTCGCGTGGCTGAAGGCCGAAGCCGTTGCGCTCGCCGAGCCCGATGGGTTAATCATCGCGGCCGACACGGTGGGCTGGCTGCACGGCAAAGTGATCGGCAAGCCGGAAGACGAGGCCGACGCCCGGCGCATCATCACGGCGCTAGCCGGGACCGTTCACGAACTCTGGACCGGCGTGTGCCTCTGGCTCCGCCCCGGCGACCGACAAATCTGTTGGCAGGAGCGGAGCCTCGTGCGCATGAAGGCGCTCTCCGGGGCCGAGATCGATGCCTACCTGAAGACGCGGAAGTGGGAGGGGTGCAGCGGGGCGTACTCGATCGAGTTCCCGCACGATCCGTACCTGACAATTGAAGACGGCAGCGTGAGTAACGTGGTCGGCTTGCCGATGGAATCGCTGGGGCTGGCGCTGGAGTGGATGCGCACGATTCGCGGCGCGGGGTAAAGTGCTGGTTGCTGAATGATTATCGGTCGGGAAGTGAGCAAACAACCGGGGGCGATGGGCGCCCCCGGTTCGTCGTTTTCAACTTACGCCGTCTTGGGCGCGTGTTCGGCGAGGGTCGCCTTCACGAGTTCGACCAGCTTATCGAACGCGGCCGGGTCGTGGATGGCCGTTTCCGACAGCGACTTGCGGTCGAGCATCACGTTGGCCAGTTGCAGCCCGTGAATGAACTCGCTGTACCGCAGCCCGCGCATGCGGCACGCCGCGTTGATGCGGACGATCCAGATGCGGCGGTACTGGCGCTTCTTCGTCTTGCGGTCGCGGAACGCGTACACGCGCGACCGGATGAGCGTGGTCATCGCCATCCGGAACAGGTTGTGCCGACCGAGGCGGAAGCCCTTGGTGAGTTTGCGCGTCCGCTTCTTACGGGCCGCCGTTGTTGCCTTACTACGAGCGCGAACCATGACCGTGATCCCTTATGAAGAATGTTGATGAATAAGAGTGTTTGGCGCTCTCCTCAGCGAAGTGAGAGCCGGACGGTGCGAGTTTAGAGAACGCCGAGGGCGATCTTGTACTTCTTCTGCACCTTGGGGCGGTCGCCGATGATGCCGGCCCGACGGAGCTGGCGCTTCCGCTTGGCCTTCATGTGGGCGTTCAAGTGGCGCCGACCGACCTTGCCGTACTTCAGCTTGCCGGTGGCGGTCACGCGGACCCGCTTTTTGACGCTCTTATTCGTCTTGTTCTTGGTGGCCATGATCCGAATGCTCCGTGCGGGGGAGCGGAGGTCGAGCCTCCGTCTTAGGTTCCCCGTGGCACTGGGGTTAGAACCGCCCCTCCGGGAACGCCCGAAGGTCCGAGTGGCGGTTCGCGGAACCGGGCGCCTGGTGCGACCGGTAAAAAACTCGGAAACGTGATTATAGGAACCGTGAGAACGGCCGGGAAGGGGTAGATTGGGGGCGCGAGCGGAGATCCGAAGCCGTTCCCCGATTCGCGCCACTGTGGGCCGATTGGGACGGGATCACTCTCGTTCGACGTTCCTTTTAATGCGGTAGATGGTGCCCTTCGTGCGCTCGCCGCCGGGTTCGCCGGCGCGGGCGAAGTCGGGCGTGACGCTGTACCCGGCCTCTTCGAGCTTCCACCGGAAGACGCGCGCCGGCAGGCGGTCCGGGTCCGCGATCAGGCACACGCCGTCGGGCGCGAGAACGGCTTCGAGCAGGTTTACGAGCGGGCCGACGAGCCGCTCCTCGTACATCAGATCGGACCCGATCACCACGGGGTACTTCACGTCGTCCGGCGGACATCGGAAGTCGATGGGCCGCGTTCGGAAGCCGTGCGCGTAACCGTTGAGGCGGGCGTTGGCCGCGGCGAAGGTGAGTGCGGTTTCGTCCACATCGGAGAAGGTCACGCGCAGCCCGCGCGCGAGGCACGCGACCCCGGCGAGCCCCAGCCCGCACCCGACTTCCAGCACCTCGACCGGGTGCGCGTAGTTCCCCCACGGTTCGCGCACCACCGCCTTCGCGAGCATCCGCGCGCTCGGCCAGAGCGTCGGCCAGTACGGGACGTACTCGTCCGCGACATACGCGGACCGGCACCACGGGAGATCGAGCAACTTGTCGGAGTCGATGGGCCGATCGATGAGGAAGGTGTAATCGCCGACGAACACCGTTTCGCGAACGGTCTCGGCGACCGCTTCGGGCGGCGTGCAGTGAAAGCGTGGTGGCATTGCGCGTTGTACTTGGTTTCCGGTGTCCGAATGAGCGCGCTTCGTGCAGCACGCTCACCATGCCGTAGTCTTACGAAACACCGAGCGCCGAACACGCCGGCTCAGATCGTTTTCACGCACCCGACCAGTTCGGCGTGCGTGAGTTTGCGATCGGCCGGGAACAGTACGAACCCGGCGGGCGTCTCGGCGCAGTCCAGGATCAGTTGCCGGTCGTTCGGGGCCGCGAACCCGGTGTCGCTGGCAATGTGCCCGCTCACGAGCAAGTCGCAGCCCATTTTGCGGAGAAAGTTTGCGACGGCATCGGCGCTGGTGTCGCGCCCCCAGAGCAGACTGTGGACCGAGCCGCCCGGTTGCAGGTCTTCGTCTTGGTACGCCTCGCGATCGAGTCGCGCGGGGTCAAACAGCGGCAGGAACCGCGCGGCCGGTAAGCTGTGCGAAATCAGCACGCCGTTCGGCGCGCGGAGCGCAACCGGGAGCGCCTGGAAGAGTTCGAGGTACGCGGCGTAGATCTTCGGCCCGAACGCGGGGCCGTAAGCCTCGCTCACGCCCTCCTGGAACAGCGCGTTCTGGTTCTCATCCGCTTTGATGACCGGCCGGTTCGTCCACTGCGCCAGTTCGTGGTTGCCCGGCAGGTAGTGGACCTGCTTCGGGAACTGGCCCTTCAGCGCGCTGAACAGATCGACGAGCTGGTGCGACTTGTCCCCGCCCTTCGGGTAGCGGAACTTCCCGTGAATGATCTCCTGCAGAACGAAGTGCCGCGTGGGATGGTTCGCGAGGTCCGCGTACTTCAGCATCGTCTGGAAGTGCGCGACGTGCCCGTGCAGGTCTCCGGCGACGAGCACCTCGGTACACCCCTCCAGGGCCACGGTGTGCCCGCGCCGCCCGGGTGTGGCGCGGACCAGCGCGACCGCCTGGCGGAGGTGCGTCAACATGCGATCGGGCGCGGGCACGAACGGTCCTCGGCTGGAGCGTGATTCCCACATTGTACCACGCGGCCGTGTGCGAAATCAGTCCGGCGCGGAAGAGTAACGTGACGTAACATTGGGACACTTGCTCTTGTCCGAGTAGTTCACTTTCGGAGAATGTTCTTCGCAGTGCATTCAACTACTCTCCGGGGCGGTGCCCCTCGCTTCTCGCACGGCGCGAGAGGTCGTCGCTTTCGCCCGCCGGAATGCCGAATGAGTTTCGCACCGAATCCGCGTCGCCGTCCGCTCGCCCCGTCGCTCGGCCTGTACCCGATGGAGCTGTCCCGCAATCTGAAAGTGGACAGCGTGTCCAGATTGGACCCGGCGCCGCCGCGCGCCATCGACGCGACCGGGACCGTCGCCGACGCGGTCGAGGAGATGCGGAGCGGGAACGTCGGCTGCCTGCTCATCACCGAGCGCGGGCGCGTGGTCGGCATCTTCACCGAGCGCGACCTGCTGACGCGGGTGCTCGCCTCCGGTCGATCGCTCGAAGCCTCGATCCGTGCGGTCATGACCGCGCCACCGGTCACGGTGGCCCCCAAAGATTCGGTTCGCACTGCCGTGAAGCGGATGCAGAAGGGCGGGTACCGGCACCTGCCCGTGGTGGACGAGTCCGGGCGCCCGGTCGGGATGCTCTCGGCCCGGCGCGTCGTTCACTACCTCGTCGAACACTTCCCGGGGCTGGTTTTCAATCTCCCGCCCGAACCGGACCGCTACCCCGAATCGCCCGAAGGGGCGTAATGACCCGGGACGAATCTACTGTTCGCGGGTCGGGCTGTGCCCGACATCTGTGGCATTATGAAGGTTGCGTCGGGCACAGCCCGATCTACTGCGCTTCCGCTCGGTCGTTCTGAGCCCCAGCGCACGCGCCGTTTCCCCGTCAAACACACCCCTCGTGCCGCGTATTCCTTTTTAAATGGTCGGGCGTCCGGCGCCGAAGTTCCGTCCCCGTTTTCGGCGCTCTGTGTAAGATAAATTCAACCGCACCGGGCTACCCGCAAAAACTCTCCTCCCAATATTCAAAGGATCGGGCGATGAGTTCCGAGAACGCCTCTCCCGCCGAAGCGCAGCCCACAACGGGCGCGAACGGCACCAACGGCCACGTGAACGGCCACCCGCGAAAGACCGAAATACGCGAGTCGATTACCATCCGATTCGCCGGCGACTCCGGTGACGGGATGCAGCTCGCGGGCACCCGGTTCACCGACACCTCGGCCCTGCTCGGCAACGACATCGCCACCTTCCCCGACTTCCCCGCCGAAATTCGCGCGCCCGCCGGCACGCTCGCCGGGGTGTCCGGGTTCCAGGTCCACTTCTCCAGCACCGACATCCACACGCCCGGCGACGACCTCGACACGCTCGTCGTGATGAACGCCGCGGCGCTCAAAACGAACGTCAAAGACTTACAGCCCGGCGGGATCCTCGTCGTCAACACCGACGGCTTCGAGACGAGCGACCTGAAGAAGGCCAACTACAAGGTCAACCCGCTCGACGACGGCTCGCTGAAGGGCTATCGCGTGATCCGCGTGTCGGTCGCGAAGCTCACCATCGAAGCGGTGAAGGATTGCGGGCTCACGCCGCGCGAACAGGACCGGTGCAAGAACTTCTTCGCGCTCGGGCTCGTGTACTGGATGTACGAGCGCCCGCTCGAAGCCACTCTGAAGTGGATCAAGGAGAAGTTCGGCAAGAAGCCCGAGCACCTGCCCGTCCTGAAGGCCAACACACAGGCGCTCAAAGCCGGCTACAACTACGGCGAAACGGTCGAAATCCTCCCGGTGCAGTACCAGGTCGCGAAGGCCCAGATTGCGCCCGGCACCTACCGCAAGATCACCGGAAACGAGGCCGCGGTCCTGGGCCTCGCCGTGGCCGGTCAGCTCGCGAAGAAGACGATCGTGTACGCGGGCTACCCGATCACGCCCGCCAGTTCGATCCTCGAAGGGCTGACCGAGTTGCGGCGGTTCGGGGTGAAGACGTTCCAGGCGGAAGACGAGATCGCGGCCGCCGGGGTCGCGATGGGCGCCAGTTACGGCGGCGCGATCGGCGTCACCGGGACCAGCGGCCCCGGGGTGTGCCTCAAGAGCGAGGCCATTAACCTCGCGGTGATGACGGAACTGCCGCTCATCATCGTGGACGTGCAGCGCGGCGGCCCCAGCACCGGCCTGCCCACGAAGACGGAACAGTCCGACCTGCTGCAAGCGATGTTCGGCCGCAACGGGGACAGCCCGGTCGCGATCGTCGCCCCGCAATCGCCGGTGGACTGCTTCGACATGGCGGTCGAGGCCGTGCGCATCGCGACGCGGTTCATGTGCCCGGTGTTCTACCTGTCGGACGGGTACATCGCGAACGGCTCCGAGCCGTGGAAGATCCCCAGCGTCGAGAGCCTCCCCAAAATCGAAATCACGCACCCGACCGAGCACAACAGCGAGGGCACGGGACTCGTTCACGAAGTCGGCGAAGGCGCGGCGAGTAAGTTCCTGCCCTACAAGCGCGACGAATACCTGTCCCGGCCGTGGGCGATCCCGGGCACCCCGGGCCTCGAGCACCGCATCGGCGGCATCGAGAAGCAGGACATCACCGGCAACATCAATTACGAGCCGGCGAACCACGAGCACATGACCAACACGCGCTGGAAGAAGATCGAGAACATCGCGGAAACGATCCCGGAGCTCGCGGTGACCGGCGACGCGGACGCGGACCTGCTGGTCGTGGGGTGGGGCGGCACCTTCGGCAGCATCACGACCGCGGTGGAGCGCGCCCGGCGCAAGGGGCTGAAAATCGCGCAGGCGCACTTCCGCTACCTGAACCCGATGCCGAAGAACACCGAAGCCGTGTTGAAGCGGTACAAGAAGATCCTGGTACCCGAACTCAACACCGGTCAGCTCTGCTGGCTGCTCCGCGCGAAGTACCTGGTGCCCGCCGAGGGGTTGAACAAGGTGCAGGGTAAGCCGTTCCTGGTTTCCGAAATCGAAGCGGCGATCGAAAAGGTGCTGGGGCTGTCGCCCGTCGCCTGACGCCGTCATGACGTACCGGGAGTGATCCCCGCTCCCGGTACGCGAGAAGACGAAACACCAAAACCCAACACTCAATACCAAACACCACAAATACCAATGGCTACTGCTCTCCCACTCACGGCGAAAGAACTCACCACCGACCAGGAAGTCCGGTGGTGCCCCGGTTGCGGGGACTACTCCATCCTCGCGCAAATGAAGAAGGCGCTCACCACGGTGGGCGTGCCGCGCGAGAAGCTCGCGTTCGTGTCCGGGATCGGCTGCTCCAGCCGGTTCCCGTACTACATGAACACCTACGGGTTCCACACGATCCACGGCCGCGCGCCGACCTTCGCGACCGGGTTGCGGTTGGCCAACCCCGACCTGCAAGTGTGGGTCGTCACCGGCGACGGCGACGGGCTCTCCATCGGCGGGAACCACCTGATCCACGCGCTGCGCCGAAACGTGGACCTCAAGGTGCTCCTGTTCAACAACGAGATCTACGGGCTCACGAAGGGCCAGTACTCCCCGGCGAGCCGCATGGGGACGCCGAGCAAGACCAGCCCCGGCGGGTCGTTCGAGACGCCCGTGCGCCCGCTGTCGCTCGCGCTCGCGGCGGAGGCCACGTTCGTCGCGCGGACCATCGACGTGGACGTGCAGCACCTCGTGTCCACGCTCCAGAAGGCCGCGGCGCACAAGGGCAGCGCGTTCGTCGAAATCTACCAGAACTGCGTGATCTTCAACGACGACGTGTACAAGTACGCGACCGACAAGGCGGTGAAGGCCGACAACATCCTGTACCTCGAACACGGCAAGCCGATGGTGTTCGGTAAGGACAAGTCCAAGGGCATTCGCCTGAACGGGCTGAAGCCGGAAGTGGTCACGATCGGCAAGGACTGCCAGCTCGACGACCTGCTGACGCACGACGAGCACAGCGAGGAACCGACACTGGCGTACCTCCTGAGCCGGTTCGTTCACGACCAGAAGGCCGGGGTTCCGAACCCGTTCCCCGAACCGGTCGGCGTGTTCCGCAGCATCAAGAAGCCCACCTACGAAGAGCAACTCGACACCCGCATCAAGACCGCGACCGAAAAGAAGGGGCCGGGCAAGATCGAGGATCTCTTCAAGGCCGAAGACGTGTGGACCGTCTCTTAATGCGGCGTGCGCCGCGGTCGAAAGTCGTAAAGTCGCGACCGCCGGAAGGCAAGCCACTGGCCCTGCTTCCCGGCGGTCGCGGCTTTCTGTATTTCGACCTTACGACCTTCGACCTTCAGCCTTGCGACTTTTGACCGCGGCGCACGCCGCGCGAACGGATCGAGCGATGTACTGTCCCGCCTGCGGCCACGACAAGAACCCGCCCGGTGCGGACAAGTGCGCGAACTGCGAACTGGCGCTCGCGCACTTGTCCGTACCGGCACCGAACGGACCGGTCGAAACCAGTCTGATGAACGACCCGGTGTCGATCCTCGACCCGCGCCCGCCGCTGACCGTTCCCGCCGACGCGACCCTCGGGGACGCGGTGCGGCGGATGATTACGGACCGCGTCGGGGCCGTTCTCGTGACCGGCGCGGGCGGCGAACTGGTCGGCATTCTCACCGAGCGCGACTTCCTGGCGAAGATCGCCGGCGCGCCGGGATTCGAGACCCTTCCGATCGCTGAATTCATGACCCCGAACCCGGAAACAGTCGCGCCCGCGGACGTGCTCGCGTTCGCACTGGGCAAGATGGACGCGGGCGGCTACCGCCACCTCCCCGTCGTGGACGCGGGACGCCCCGTGGGCGTCATCTCGGTCCGCGACGTTCTCCGGCACCTCACCGCGTTCTGCTCCGATGGTTAGCGCCCACGGCCCGCCGGTGCAACATGTGAAAACTGTGAAAAAATAAGGTGGCCACCCGGACCGGTCTGACGACAATGACATGGGGCTGGATCAATCCTGGTTGGTAACTCGCGTCGGTGGCTCTCTCGCAATACCCACCGACTTTAAACTAACCCTTCTTCTCCCACCCCCACAAGCGTTCGCCACTCTCTGGCGCTGCGTTCTCTTTCTTTGTACCGCCGACAATGTCGGCATTACCTCGGGACCGCACGGGTTCGCCGGAACCGATTTCGTTCATTCTCTCCGGCCGAAACGCGCGTCCCAATTCGGAGGCAAGATGTCCCATGCTCGCTTGGGGCGCGCCCGCACCGCGTTCACGCTTATTGAATTGCTCGTGGTGATAGCCATCATCGCCATTTTGATCGGGCTGCTACTGCCGGCCGTGCAGAAGGTGCGCGAGGCCGCCGCGCGCATGTCGTGCAGCAACAACCTCAAGCAGATCGCGCTCGCCGCGCACAACTACGAGAGCGCCAACGGCGTCCTCCCGCCCGGCTACCACGGGCCGACGACCAACACCGGCTTCTCGTGGAGCGGGCAATACGTGGGAACGCTCGCGTACTTGGCCCCGTTCGTCGAACAGGATAACCTGTTCAAACTCATGACCGGAATTGATTGGAACCCGGACTCGACGTCGACCACGAACTGGTGGAACACGGGCGCCTGGTCCGCGGCACAGTACAAGGTCAAGACGTTCCTCTGCCCCTCCGACAATCCAGACGAGGCGGGCAGCAACGCCTGTGCGATCGCGCTTCACGCCTACGGCTCGGGCGGCAGCGGGAGCATGACCGTGGGCAGCTTCGGGACGTGGGAGGGCAACGCGTCGATCGGGAAGACGAACTACGTCTCCTGCGGGGGCGGTATGGGTAACGCGGAAGGCGGCTGGAACGCCTACGCGGGGGCGTTTCACAATCGCTCGAAAGTTAAGCTGGTGAGCGTTTCCGACGGCACGTCGAACACGATCGCCTTTATTGAAACGCTCGGCGGCAACCCGCGCCCGCGGAACTTTACCTTCGCCTGGATCGCGGTGGGCGGGCTCCCGACCGCTTGGGGGCTCCCGAGCGACGACGCCTCGCTGAACTGGTGGACCGCGGGGAGCAAGCACACTGGAATCGTAAACTGTGCCCTCCTTGATGGCTCGGTGCTGTCGCTCCGGCGGGCCGGCGGGAGCCCGTGGGACGGGTTCAACCAGATGGGCGGGCGGGCCGAGGGCGACGTTAAGGCCAACAGCAACCCCTTCCGGCCGTAAACCCTTAGCCGCGAGTACCCGCCGCTAAACCCTCAGACGAAAGTGAATTCGTGAAATATTCTCGCGTCCTCAAGGTGTGCTGTCTCGTCGCAACCGTACTCGCTGCTGCTCAGGGGTGCGGAAAGAGCGACAAGGCCGAACCACCGAAGCAGTTCATCCCGCCGCCCGGCCCAGATATGAAGCCACAAGCCGGCGGTGCTGGCACCGGCGGCCCAGCGACCCCGGCTCCACCGCCCCCGCCGCCGCCAAAATAACTTCCGCGAAGGCGGTTCGTTGAAGCCCGAGCAACACACTTAAGAGTGAGTTACTCGGGCTCGCTTTACGCCCGGACGGCGCCGCCGTTGACCCGGATCGTCTGACCGGTGACGAACGCGGCGCCCGGGCTCGCCAGCCACTGAACGGCCGCTGCCACGTCCTCGGGCAATCCCCATACGCCCAGCGGCGTTTCCTCCCGCACACGGTCCTGCCACACCGGAGAAGCCGTTTCGCCCCACGCGGTGCGAATCCACCCCGGCGCGAGGGCGGGACAGACCGTGCGTGAAGTGAGTCAGTGCGAGTCATTTTGGTCTGCGAGACTCTTCGCCACCTCACCACGAGTTCATGTGCGATAGGTTCCTTGCGCGAACTCGCATGTGTGTGGAAAATGTGAAAAAATAGGATTGACGTTCGCGAGAATTTAGCAATGATGTGCGTTACCCGGGGCGGACCCCTAGGTTGACGACTCGCATGCGGTGGTACTCGCAACCACCATTTCTACCGTCAACTTCCTTCTCCCACCCCGCGCCACTCTTCCGGCGTTTTTTGTTCCATTCTTTTGTCCCGTCGGTTCGACCGACAATGGGAGCGCACTGTCGCGCGGGAATTGATTGCGATTATTCCCTTCCGGCCGGACGTGCGCCCCGTTTTGGAGACTCGCTATGTTCCGTCTCGTTCGGAGCCGCGTCGGCTTCACGCTGATCGAGCTCCTCGTTGTAATCGCGATTATCGCGATCCTCATTGGGCTGCTCCTGCCCGCCGTCCAGAAGGTGCGCGAAGC
The Gemmata palustris DNA segment above includes these coding regions:
- a CDS encoding 2-oxoacid:acceptor oxidoreductase subunit alpha, yielding MSSENASPAEAQPTTGANGTNGHVNGHPRKTEIRESITIRFAGDSGDGMQLAGTRFTDTSALLGNDIATFPDFPAEIRAPAGTLAGVSGFQVHFSSTDIHTPGDDLDTLVVMNAAALKTNVKDLQPGGILVVNTDGFETSDLKKANYKVNPLDDGSLKGYRVIRVSVAKLTIEAVKDCGLTPREQDRCKNFFALGLVYWMYERPLEATLKWIKEKFGKKPEHLPVLKANTQALKAGYNYGETVEILPVQYQVAKAQIAPGTYRKITGNEAAVLGLAVAGQLAKKTIVYAGYPITPASSILEGLTELRRFGVKTFQAEDEIAAAGVAMGASYGGAIGVTGTSGPGVCLKSEAINLAVMTELPLIIVDVQRGGPSTGLPTKTEQSDLLQAMFGRNGDSPVAIVAPQSPVDCFDMAVEAVRIATRFMCPVFYLSDGYIANGSEPWKIPSVESLPKIEITHPTEHNSEGTGLVHEVGEGAASKFLPYKRDEYLSRPWAIPGTPGLEHRIGGIEKQDITGNINYEPANHEHMTNTRWKKIENIAETIPELAVTGDADADLLVVGWGGTFGSITTAVERARRKGLKIAQAHFRYLNPMPKNTEAVLKRYKKILVPELNTGQLCWLLRAKYLVPAEGLNKVQGKPFLVSEIEAAIEKVLGLSPVA
- a CDS encoding 2-oxoacid:ferredoxin oxidoreductase subunit beta: MATALPLTAKELTTDQEVRWCPGCGDYSILAQMKKALTTVGVPREKLAFVSGIGCSSRFPYYMNTYGFHTIHGRAPTFATGLRLANPDLQVWVVTGDGDGLSIGGNHLIHALRRNVDLKVLLFNNEIYGLTKGQYSPASRMGTPSKTSPGGSFETPVRPLSLALAAEATFVARTIDVDVQHLVSTLQKAAAHKGSAFVEIYQNCVIFNDDVYKYATDKAVKADNILYLEHGKPMVFGKDKSKGIRLNGLKPEVVTIGKDCQLDDLLTHDEHSEEPTLAYLLSRFVHDQKAGVPNPFPEPVGVFRSIKKPTYEEQLDTRIKTATEKKGPGKIEDLFKAEDVWTVS
- a CDS encoding CBS domain-containing protein gives rise to the protein MYCPACGHDKNPPGADKCANCELALAHLSVPAPNGPVETSLMNDPVSILDPRPPLTVPADATLGDAVRRMITDRVGAVLVTGAGGELVGILTERDFLAKIAGAPGFETLPIAEFMTPNPETVAPADVLAFALGKMDAGGYRHLPVVDAGRPVGVISVRDVLRHLTAFCSDG
- a CDS encoding DUF1559 family PulG-like putative transporter, producing MSHARLGRARTAFTLIELLVVIAIIAILIGLLLPAVQKVREAAARMSCSNNLKQIALAAHNYESANGVLPPGYHGPTTNTGFSWSGQYVGTLAYLAPFVEQDNLFKLMTGIDWNPDSTSTTNWWNTGAWSAAQYKVKTFLCPSDNPDEAGSNACAIALHAYGSGGSGSMTVGSFGTWEGNASIGKTNYVSCGGGMGNAEGGWNAYAGAFHNRSKVKLVSVSDGTSNTIAFIETLGGNPRPRNFTFAWIAVGGLPTAWGLPSDDASLNWWTAGSKHTGIVNCALLDGSVLSLRRAGGSPWDGFNQMGGRAEGDVKANSNPFRP